In Nocardia sp. NBC_01327, the genomic stretch AGGGAACTCGGCATCGGCATGGTGCTCTCCACCGCGGGCTCCTCCACCATCGAAGAGGCCGGCGCCCTGGCCGGCGACTGGTGGTATCAGCTGTACTGGCCCAACGATCCGGAATTGGCCCGCTCCTTTGTCGAGCGCGCCGAAAAGGCCGGCGCCAAAGCCATTGTCGTCACCATCGATACGCCCGCACTGGGTTGGCGGCCACGGGATCTGGCGCTGGGACACCTGCCGTTCCTCCACGGTAAGGGCATGGCCAATTACCTGTCCGATCCGGTCTTTCGCGCGAAACTCGCAGTGCCGCCGGAGCAGAGCGAGGAGGCCATGCAGGCGGCCGTCCTCACCTGGCTCGGGCTTTTCGGCAATCACGGCCTGCGGCCCGCCGATATCGCGCGACTGCGGGACTGGACCGAATTGCCCATTGCCGTCAAGGGTGTCGTGCACCCCGATGACGCGCGCCAATGTGTGGACGCGGGCGCGGATGCGGTGATCGTGAGCAATCACGGCGGCCGGCAGGTGGACGGCGCCATCGCCGCGCTCGACGCCCTGCCCACCATTGTCGCGACCGTCGGTGATCGCGCCGATGTGCTCTTCGATTCCGGCATCCGCACCGGCTCCGACATCATGATCGCGCTCTCGCTCGGCGCCAAGGCCGTCCTGTACGGCCGCCCCTGGGCCTACGGTCTGGGCCTGGCCGGCCGGGACGGCGTCCGGCACGCCCTGCGCACCCTGCTCGCGGATTTCGATGCGGCCATGGGACTTTCGGGCTGCACCACCCTCGACGACCTGAGCCGCACCATGATCTCCTCCTACCGGATCTGAATCCCGGTGACACGCGGCCCCGATAGGAATGTGTCTTCATCGGGCCGCGAGCGGCCACGGCGCAGTACAGGCCAATACAATGAGCCCGTGGCAGTCGACACCGAGGGCCGCGCGGCGCTCGAACCGAAATGGCTCACCCCGCAGCAGCAACGCGCATGGCGGGCCTATATGGACGGCTCCCAGCGCCTGATGGCCGACCTCAACCGGCAATTGCAGCGCGACAGCGCACTCTCTTTCGCGGACTATCGCATTCTCGTGAAACTCTCCGAGGCGCCCGGCCGGTCCCTGCGCATGAGCGATCTCGCCGACGGCGTGTTCTCCTCCCGCAGCCGCCTCACCCATCAGATCCGCCGCCTCGAAGGTCAGCGCGTGGTCCGGCGGATACCCGCCGAGGACGACGGCCGCGGCGTGCTCGCCCAGCTCACCGATGAGGGCATGCGCCGGCTGCGGGCCGCCGCGCCCGGTCACGTCGCCGCCGTCCGCCGCTACTTCGTCGAGCTGTTCACACCGCAGCAACTCGCCGCGGTGGCGGCCGCCATGGAACTGGTCAACCTCGCGTCCGATCAACGCTCCGACTAGCCCCGGCGAGCACATCCGCTACCATCAGTCCCCTGGAAGCGTGGCAGAGCGGCCGAATGCATCCGCCTTGAAAGCGGACGTCGTGAAAGCGACCGGGGGTTCAAATCCCTCCGCTTCCGCTGGAAAACCAGAGGTGGGCACCGGCTTTCGAGCCGGTGCCCACCGCTGTAAGCAGGGCTTTCCCCTCGAGTGTGGCGCGACTCACCGTTGGCGGAGACTCGCGCGGAGGGTCACCTCGTCGCTGCCGCCTTCTGGCAGGATCGTGCTGTGGATCGCCGCCGTCGAGTACGGCGTCGCCTTGCCGGCGCCTTCGCCAGCGCCGCACTGTTCGCCGGTGCGGCGGTACTGACACCTTCGCTCGCCCTCGCGCAACCGCCGGTCGACTCCGGCTCCAATGAAGAGCCGCCGCCCGCGGTCGATCCCGTGCATCCGATGCACGCGGCCATCGCGCAGATCGAGAATGTGGGTGACCGCCTGCTGCGCGTCTCGGTCACCTCACCCGCCATGGGACGCATTGTGGACGTGCAGGTGCTGGTGCCCGCCAAGCGCGACACCCCCCGCCCCACCCTGTACATGCTCGACGGCCGCAGCGCCGCACCCGATGTGAACAACTGGGCCGTCAAAGGCGGCGCACTGAACTTCTTCGCCGACAAGAACGTGAATGTGGTCTTCACCCTCGGCGGGCCTGCCAGCTACTACACCGACTGGCTGCACGCCGATCCCAAGCTCGGCACCAACCGCTGGGAAACCTTCCTCACGCGGGAACTGCCGCCGCTGCTCGACGCGCGCTTCGAAGGCAATGGCATGAACGGCCTTACGGGCGTCTCCATGGGCGCTGAGGGCGCGATGATGCTCGCGGTGCGTCATCCGGACCTCTACCGGGCGATCGGGGCGCACAGCGGCTGCTACGCAATGAGTTCCGACTTCGGTCAGGCCCAGGCGCGCGCGGTGGTCGGCACCTTCGGCGGTGATCCGGACAATATGTTCGGGCCGTCCGACAATCCGCAGTGGGCCGAACACGATGTGGTCGATCACGCGGAAGCGTTGCGCGGCAAGGCCATCTACCTGTCCGCGGGCAGTGGCGTCCCCGGTGAGCACGACGGTCCCGGAAATCCGGACGCCCGCACCGCCATCCTGTTCGGCGGACCGCTCGAGGCCGGGGCGAATATGTGCACCCATCAGCTCGTCGACCGTCTCGGTCAGCTCGGGATCCCGGCCACCGTGGACCTGCGCCTCACCGGAACGCACTCGTGGCCCTACTGGGCCGACGAATTACCGCGCTCCTGGCAGACCCTGGCCGACGGCCTCGGCATCGGCTGAGGCGCGGCCTGCTCGAAATCGACTGTGGCTCAACCCGGGAAGGCGCTCAACCCGGGAAGGCGCTCAACCCCGGAAGGCTCAGCCCAGGAAGCGGGCGACGGTCTCCGGTGCGGTGGCGAAGCTCAGGAACAGATCGTTCTCGTGCGGGTCGCCCGCGGTGACCCGCACGCCGTCGGCGCCGTAGGGGCGGATGAGCACGCCCGCCTCGGCGCTCGCCTGGCCGTACTCGGCGCTGCGCGCGCCCAGCGGCAGCCAGAGGAAGTTCGAGGAGCTGACCGGCACCCGGTAACCCGCCGCGAGCAGCGCCGCCCGCATGCGATCACGTTCGGCCACAACGGCGTCCGTGCGCTCGAGCAGTTCGTGCCGCGCCTCCAGGGAGGCGATGGCCGCCGCCTGCGCCACCCGGTTCACGCTGAACGGGATGTGCACCTTCATGAGGGCGGTGATGACCTCCGGCGCGCCCACCGCATAACCGACGCGCAGTCCGGCCAGCCCGTACGCCTTCGAGAAGGTGCGCAGCACAAGCACATTCGGGCGGTCGCGGCCCAGCTCCACACCGTTCGGCTGATCGTCGAGGCGCATGTACTCGTAGTAGGCCTCGTCCAGCACCACCAGGACGTCCGCGGGCACGGCATCCAGGAAGCGGGTGACGGCCGCCGCCCCGAGCGCGGTACCGGTCGGATTGTTCGGATTGCAGACGATGACCACGCGGGTATTCGGCGTCACCGCCGCGGCCAGCGCGTCCAGATCGTGGGTGTACTCGCCGTCCAGCGGCACCTGCACGGCCTTGGCCCCGGCCACCTGGGCGACGATCGGGTACGCCTCGAACGAGCGCCAGGCGAAAAGCACCTCGTCGGTGGGCGCCAGGCAGGTGATCTGCACCAGCTCCTGGCAGATCGCGACACTGCCGCACCCGGCCGCCACATTCGCCACCTCGACACCGTGGAATTCCGCGATGGCGGTGCGCAATTCGAGCGCCGAATTATCCGGATACCGGTTCACCTGCTCCGCGGCCTCGGCAATCGCCTTGGCCACCGACGGCAGCGGCGGGAACGTGGTCTCGTTACTGGCCAGCTTCACCACGCCGGCCTGGGTGCGGCCGGCCACGTAGGCCGGGATGACATCGAGGTCCGGACGGATGTGCGCGCTCACAGCTCCAGCCTATGTCCCGGCTCGTCGAGCCCGTCCGGTGGTGCCGAACCCGGAAAATCTCCGGGGCGGCGGGCTCCCGCAAACATTAATCCCGAAGTTACCTTGCGCAACTACTCTGGCTGCATGGCGGGCATTTTCCGAGATCTTGCGCCTGTGCACGAGAAGACAAAGGTTCCTCTCATAGTGATCGAACCGGACGGTCACGCACGCGGCGGCATCGTGGTGTTGCACGAATCACGCGAATTCACCGACCCACTGCTGGAACTCATGCGGTCACTGGCCGACGACGGCTGGACCGTTGTCGCCCCCGACCTGTTCCACCGGGCCAACGGCGTGGTTCCCGACAAAGTGTTCGGCGCGGATCTTTTCGAAGACTTCGACGCCTGTTTCGACTGGCTGACCGGCCGCGGCGTCTTCCGCGACTGCGTCGGCGTGCTCGGCTTCGACTCCGCGGGCACCGCGGCGGCCCTGGTGGCCGCCGATCGCCGGATCGGTGCGGCGGTCAGCGTGGCCGCGCCCGGCATCGAAACCGCGCTCACCCCACAGGCTGTCGCGCTCATCGCCGCCGCCCCCGATCTGAAGGCGCCGTGGCTGGGCCTGTTCGGTGCGGACGATCCGCGCACTCCGCCCGATCACATCGACCGCCTGCGCGACGCCGCGGCCCGCGCCGTCGTCGCCACCCTGGTGGTCAGCTACCCGGGGCTGCACCACCGCCCCGACCACCCCGGCTTCGAACCGGCCGACCTCGATGACGCCTTCACCCTCGACGCGCGCACCCGGATCTTCGATTGGTTCGACAGTCACCTACGTTGACCAGCCGTTTTGTCTAATGGTCGACTGCTGTGTAATCTTTCATCCCGGCGGTTCGAAAGGACCGGCGCCCTCGTAAGAGAAGGCTCCAGGAGGCGTGCCAGAGCGGCCGAATGGGACTCACTGCTAATGAGTTGTCCCTTCACGGGGACCGGAGGTTCAAATCCTCTCGCCTCCGCCAAGCCCGGTTCACCGGGCTGCAACACCCCAGCTTGCTGGGTAAAATGCTGTATCTATAAATGAATAACCATGCGCCCGTAGCTCAACGGATAGAGCATCTGACTACGGATCAGAAGGTTAGGGGTTCGAATCCCTTCGGGCGCACACAAAGACAGAAACCCCTCCGCGGTGCGGAGGGGTTTCTGGCGTTATCGGCCAGGCTGCGAGTCGGGCGTCCCCGACCCGCAGCGAGCCGGGCGTCCCCGGCTCGATCAGGCCTCGGCGTACTTCATCCCCGAGGGATCAGGGCAGAACCTGCGGAATGACCTGCGGGGCCAGCGCGCCGACGAGCATGCCGACCAGGGCCAGCTGGAGCGCGGGGCCGACGGCGCAGAGCGGGATGAGGGGAATGCCGATAATGGTGACGGCGCAGACGACGGCTCCGGTCACGCCGCCGATGATTCCGCCCAGGGCCGCACCGTTGGCCAGCGGATCGTGGTTGGCCGCATCGGGATTGGTGGCGATGTTCTGCGGACCCGGAGCGCTCACGGGCTGTACGGCCTCGGCCGTGACGGGCTGGGCCACATCAGGTGCGGCGGGCTGGGCGATGGCGGCCGCGGGCTGAATCGCGATCGGGGCGTCCGGAGTCACGGCCATCTGTACGACGGAGGCCGACTGCGGGGCGAGGTCGGGGGCGGTGGCGGAAGCCGTTCCCGCGCTCGCGAAGGTCGCGGCGACGGCGAGCGGCAATGCCGCAATGAGAGCCTTGCGACCGAAATTGGACATGGTCTTGCGCATGATTTTTTCCTTAACCCCCGCCGCACGCTCAAATTAGTTGGCGTGCAGAACGTTTCGCGTTGCGAATGACAACGATCAAGTTCTATCCGATCGCGGTCGCCGAATCAAGTCCGGGTCCCGTTATTCGTATCCGGGGCAATTGTGTTCGACAACACCGTAACTCGGTTCTTATTTCCGCCGATCGGGGTCGGCATAAGAAGAAAGCCCGTCCGCGCGATGCGGACAGGCTTTGTGTTTCAGGCGAATCCGCCGCTCACTTCCAGTCGGCGAGATCCGGGAGATCGTCGGTGAGATCGGCGCCCGCGGAGCGGCCGACGAGCCAGGCGGCGAGGGCGGCGGCCGGGCCGGTGATGGCGGCGGCCGCAGTGCCGACCGCGCCGGACCAGCCGGTGTCGGTGGCCGTGACGGTGAAACCGGAGCCCTGCTCCTTGGCGGCGAGATCGGCAACGGCCTGGGGCAGCAGGCGATCCACGAAGTCGCTGCTCCAATCCGCCGGGGTGTAACCGGTATTCAGATCCACATGGTGAATCTCCACCTCCACCAGGCGCATCCACAGCACGCGGGAGGCGGTCATCTCGCCGCCCTGGCGATTGCGGACGACGGCCTGCCAGCTCTCCTCCGGCATCACCCGGGCCAGCGCCAGCCAGCGTTCGGAGGCGGCGGTGAGATCCTCCAGCTGCTCGTGCAGCGCGCGCGGCGCACCCGCCTCGATATCGGCGTCACGCAGGAACGTGCTTGCGTACTGCGGGGTTTCGATGCCGGTGCGGGCCCACAGCAGCAGATTGACGAGACTGTCGGCATTGCGCGACAGATGTGCCAGCACATGGCCGCGGGTCCAGCCGGGCAGCAGCGAGGGCTCCACCACATCGGCGTCGTGCAGGGCGGAGACGGCGCCGAGCAGGCGCGTGGTCGCGGCGGCGACAGTGTCGAGCTGCGTGGGGATCGCGGTGAGTTCCGGTGCGTCGCTGGTCACCTCTCGACCCTACCTAGCGGTGCCGCGATCGCGTTCGGCCAGAACGATTTGCACCGCGAGCACGATCAGCCACAGCGACATGGCGCCCACCTGGATGCGCTGCGCGATCCCGAGACCGTAATTACCGGGCAGATTGTCGGCGATCATCATCCACGCCGTCACCACCGCGCCGACGATCAGAATCCACAGCCCGGTATGCCGCAGGATCGGCCAGCGCCGGTATTTGAACGCCGCCACACTGAACGCCACCATCGCGATATAGATCGAGAACACCGCCAGCGTGCTGGTGAGCGCGTGGATCTGATGCAACTGCGGGAAGAGCCCGGTATCGGAATACACGTGCTTGTTCGGATCCGGTTGCGAGAGCGAGAATTGCGCGTCCGCGATGGTCGAGATGCCGAAGCACATGAGCGCTATCCAGCCGATGTTCGAATACCGGCGGCGCGAGAACAACAGCAGCCCGCTGATGCCGGCCACCGCCAGCATGGTGCCCGATACGGTATCGCCGGTGGTGAACACCCAGCGGAACGGTGCGCCCTTCTCGGCGAGCTGACTCAGGAAGGTATTGGTCGGATCGCTGGGGATGGGTAGGAGGAACTCCAGCACCCAGGAGGAGTAGCCGAGCCCCGCGAGGGCGATCAGGAGGGCG encodes the following:
- a CDS encoding lactate 2-monooxygenase is translated as MSSFVDFQNEIYLSGLAGIVPSLPMTAAGLEARAREELEPAAFAYVAGSASAERTAAANLHAFEKYRLMPRMLRGTSGPGARDLSVEVLGTHLAAPVLTAPIGVLGLLHERGETVVAEVTRELGIGMVLSTAGSSTIEEAGALAGDWWYQLYWPNDPELARSFVERAEKAGAKAIVVTIDTPALGWRPRDLALGHLPFLHGKGMANYLSDPVFRAKLAVPPEQSEEAMQAAVLTWLGLFGNHGLRPADIARLRDWTELPIAVKGVVHPDDARQCVDAGADAVIVSNHGGRQVDGAIAALDALPTIVATVGDRADVLFDSGIRTGSDIMIALSLGAKAVLYGRPWAYGLGLAGRDGVRHALRTLLADFDAAMGLSGCTTLDDLSRTMISSYRI
- a CDS encoding MarR family winged helix-turn-helix transcriptional regulator — protein: MDGSQRLMADLNRQLQRDSALSFADYRILVKLSEAPGRSLRMSDLADGVFSSRSRLTHQIRRLEGQRVVRRIPAEDDGRGVLAQLTDEGMRRLRAAAPGHVAAVRRYFVELFTPQQLAAVAAAMELVNLASDQRSD
- a CDS encoding alpha/beta hydrolase; protein product: MDRRRRVRRRLAGAFASAALFAGAAVLTPSLALAQPPVDSGSNEEPPPAVDPVHPMHAAIAQIENVGDRLLRVSVTSPAMGRIVDVQVLVPAKRDTPRPTLYMLDGRSAAPDVNNWAVKGGALNFFADKNVNVVFTLGGPASYYTDWLHADPKLGTNRWETFLTRELPPLLDARFEGNGMNGLTGVSMGAEGAMMLAVRHPDLYRAIGAHSGCYAMSSDFGQAQARAVVGTFGGDPDNMFGPSDNPQWAEHDVVDHAEALRGKAIYLSAGSGVPGEHDGPGNPDARTAILFGGPLEAGANMCTHQLVDRLGQLGIPATVDLRLTGTHSWPYWADELPRSWQTLADGLGIG
- the hisC gene encoding histidinol-phosphate transaminase; translated protein: MSAHIRPDLDVIPAYVAGRTQAGVVKLASNETTFPPLPSVAKAIAEAAEQVNRYPDNSALELRTAIAEFHGVEVANVAAGCGSVAICQELVQITCLAPTDEVLFAWRSFEAYPIVAQVAGAKAVQVPLDGEYTHDLDALAAAVTPNTRVVIVCNPNNPTGTALGAAAVTRFLDAVPADVLVVLDEAYYEYMRLDDQPNGVELGRDRPNVLVLRTFSKAYGLAGLRVGYAVGAPEVITALMKVHIPFSVNRVAQAAAIASLEARHELLERTDAVVAERDRMRAALLAAGYRVPVSSSNFLWLPLGARSAEYGQASAEAGVLIRPYGADGVRVTAGDPHENDLFLSFATAPETVARFLG
- a CDS encoding dienelactone hydrolase family protein encodes the protein MAGIFRDLAPVHEKTKVPLIVIEPDGHARGGIVVLHESREFTDPLLELMRSLADDGWTVVAPDLFHRANGVVPDKVFGADLFEDFDACFDWLTGRGVFRDCVGVLGFDSAGTAAALVAADRRIGAAVSVAAPGIETALTPQAVALIAAAPDLKAPWLGLFGADDPRTPPDHIDRLRDAAARAVVATLVVSYPGLHHRPDHPGFEPADLDDAFTLDARTRIFDWFDSHLR
- a CDS encoding maleylpyruvate isomerase family mycothiol-dependent enzyme, with protein sequence MTSDAPELTAIPTQLDTVAAATTRLLGAVSALHDADVVEPSLLPGWTRGHVLAHLSRNADSLVNLLLWARTGIETPQYASTFLRDADIEAGAPRALHEQLEDLTAASERWLALARVMPEESWQAVVRNRQGGEMTASRVLWMRLVEVEIHHVDLNTGYTPADWSSDFVDRLLPQAVADLAAKEQGSGFTVTATDTGWSGAVGTAAAAITGPAAALAAWLVGRSAGADLTDDLPDLADWK
- a CDS encoding DUF998 domain-containing protein; translated protein: MMPTQQHQAEATPDESPPTPRWKRILRWLIALLIALAGLGYSSWVLEFLLPIPSDPTNTFLSQLAEKGAPFRWVFTTGDTVSGTMLAVAGISGLLLFSRRRYSNIGWIALMCFGISTIADAQFSLSQPDPNKHVYSDTGLFPQLHQIHALTSTLAVFSIYIAMVAFSVAAFKYRRWPILRHTGLWILIVGAVVTAWMMIADNLPGNYGLGIAQRIQVGAMSLWLIVLAVQIVLAERDRGTAR